The following DNA comes from Anaerostipes rhamnosivorans.
GAATCCAGCTAGCCCAGTTTTGAGTCCTGTTTCATCAGGATTTTTACAATCACATAATCAGGGTGTGTAGCTCAGGTGGTAGAGCACTTGACTTTTAATCAAGTTGTCCGGGGTTCGAATCCCCGCACGCTCATCGTAGGACTCCGTTTCTTTTGAAACGGAGTTTTTTCCATTCTATAGGAAAGTTCTGCGAACCTCCCTATAGAATAAAAAAGCCCTGCGGGCATTATGCACACAAATGCGTAAGGGGTTGGGGTGTTGAAGTGGGCTTGCCACTTTGTTTTTATCATAATACTTGGGAGGTATTCATATGAAAATTGACCGTCTGATCGGGATTATCACGCTGCTGCTCAGAAATGACAGAGTCACGGCACCTGAACTGGCTGAGAGATTTGAAGTATCCAGAAGGACCATCGGCAGGGACATCGATGCCATCTGCCAGGCAGGCATTCCCTTGATCACTGAACAGGGCTACGGAGGAGGGATCCGTATTGCGGAAGGTTATAAGCTGGACAGCACCGTACTCACGAAAGACGAACTGAGGGCGGTTTTAGATGGACTTCAGGGAATTGACAGTGTTTCCAGGACGTCGGTCACTCTGAGGCTCATGGAGAAACTGTCTGTACATGCGGAGGACACCGTTTTGTCAGAGGGAGCTGTTCTCATTGATCTGGCCTCCCACTATGAGGAATCCTTAAAAGAAAAGATAGAACTCATCAAGCAGGCAGTTTCCAGACAGCATACCGTCACCTTTTGTTATTATTACAGCAAGGGGGAGGAATATCGGGAGATCGAGCCGTATTTGCTTTTGTTTCAGTGGTCCTCCTGGTATGTGTATGGATATTGCAGAAAGAGGAAGGATTTCCGGATGTTTAAACTGAACAGGCTGTGGGAGCTTAAGGAGACACGGGAAAGCTATCAGGTGAGGGAACCGGGTGAGACAAAGAGGGATTTTCAGGAATACTTCAGACAGGATGCAGTCCGGTTAAAAGCGGTTTTTGAACAGGAAGTTAAGTACCGCCTTGTGGAGGAATATGGAGTGGACTGTTTTTCACAGGATGATCAGGGAAACCTGGTCTTTGAATGGGATTTTGTGAGTTATGACAACATGAAGCAGTGGGTCTTAAGCTTTGGGAGCCGGGTGACTGTTATGGAGCCAAAGTCCCTGGTGGACGATCTTGTGGCTGATCTAGAGAAAAACTTAAATAAATACAAAAGAACATGACATACAGATGTCCGGTTCCTGCTGATATACTGAGAATATTCAGAAATAAAGGAGGAACAGAGATGCTAAAAATGACAGCTGCAGGATTGTTTGTCACTGATATGGAGAAAATGGTTTCTTTTTACAGGGACGTTATGGGGATGGACACAGACTGGGACGCAAGTCCCAATGCAGAGCTTTCTTCGGGAGATATGCGTTTGATCATGTTCGGGCGGAATGATTTTGAGGATATGACTTCCCGCACATACAGCTATCCTGCCGGAATGAACGGAACGGTGGAACTGGCTTTTGACGTGCCCGTTTTTGAGGATGTGGACACAGAATTTAAAAGAGTGGTGGAGGCGGGAGCAAAGCCGGTTCTTTCGCCGGTGACCGAACCTTGGGGACAGCGGACAAGCTATGTGGCAGATCCGGAAGGAAACCTGATCGAGATCGGTTCGTTCGGCAGACAGGGGCCAGAATCTTAAAAAAGTGTATTGACAAATACAATAATACCGTGTAATATTTCAAATAACCTAGAAGCAAGATAGGAAATTAAAACAAGGAGTTACCGCTATGAATTTTATCAAGACATATGAAAATCTCATGATGGATATGATGGGTATGGAAATGCAGATGCAGAGCATGTGCAGTTCTTTTGCGTACAATCAAATACCGGAACATCATATTTGTATGGATATTTCTTAAATGCCGATAAAAAAGCATAACGGATCAGTGATAGAGGAGACCATGCATGGTCTTCTTTTTTTTGTTCCATAGGAAAGTTCTGCAAACCTCCCTATGGAACAAAAAAGCCCTGCGGGCACTATGCACACAAATGCGTGAGGAAACTATTTGACTACGTCAAATCGCATTTGGCGCGCAAAGTTGCCAAGCCCCTCAAAGAGTGAGGGGTTGGGGAGATGAAGTGGGCTTGCCCACTTTGTTCTTGAATTTTGTCCTTGTAATTTTTTTAGGAAGTCTGAACGGCCGCAGATCTTCTGAATATTTGCTGATGGGGATTTCATATTGAGAAAAGGAAATGTTATTTACATAAAAATGGAGGAACGTATTATGAAAAAATCGTTGAAAAAGTTGACAGGAATCGTTATGATTGGAGTATTGGCATTAAGTGCATTGACTGGATGCGGAAGTAAAAATACCAGCGCCGCAAAGGATATTACCATCGGTGTCTGCGCAGGACCGTATGGAGACATGGTAAAGAAAGCTATTGCTCCTTCATTGGAGAAAAAGGGATACCATGTGTCCGTCAGGGAATTCAGCGACTATGTCCTTCCGGACCAGGCTCTGGCTAACGGAGAGATTGATGCGAACTTAATGCAGCACACTGCGTATTTAGAGAAATTTGCGGCTGACAACAATTTAAAGATCAGCAAAGTGATTGCTGTTCCCACAGCTGGAGCCGGAATATTTTCAGACAGCTTGAAATCCCTGAAAGAATTAAAAAAGGGAGACAAGGTCGGGATTCCTAATGATCCTTCCAATCTGGCCAGAGCACTGGGAATTTTGAGCCAGGAAAAAGTTATTACTTTAAAAAAAGGAATCGATCAGACCAAAGCTTCAGAAAAAGACATAGCCCAAAATCCAAAGAATTTAAAGTTTGTTACACTGGACGCGGCTCAGATTTCCAGGAGTCTGGACAGCCTTGCCATAGGAGTGGTGCCTGGGAACTATGCATATGCCGCTGACCTGGATTTTTCCAAGGCATTGGCTGTGGAAAAGCTGGCAGAACAATACAAAAATGTTATTGCAGTAAAAACTGAGGACGTGAAAGGCCGCCTTGGCAAAGACCTGAAAGAAGCAGTGGAGTCTGAGGAGTTTTATCAAGCAGTGGCAGATCAAAAAAGCAGCTTCCGTTCCTTCCAGAAACCGGACTGGTGGACAGAAAAATACGGAGAAAAATAAACGAAAAGAGAAAGGTGAGAGACTGTGATTGAATTAAAGAATATTGGAGTAACATTTCAGCAGAATAAGCAGGATTTTCAGGCGGTTAAGAATGTAAACCTGACCATTGAGAAGGGAGAGATCTTTGGTATCGTAGGGCCCAGCGGTGCAGGAAAGAGTACACTGGTCAGAGTGATCAACCTTCTTCAGCCGCCTACAAGCGGCCAGGTGCTGATCGAGGGGAACGAGATCACTTCTTTAAAAAGAAAAGAACTGAGTAAGGTCCGGCTGGACATCGGAATGATCTTCCAGCACTTTAATTTGATCAGCGGTTCTACCATCGCCGAGAATGTGGCGTTTGCCCTTCATGCCAACCATTATCCAAAAGACAAGATCCAGGCAAGGGTCAGAGAGCTTCTCGAGATGGTACATCTTCCAGAAAAGGCAGATTCCTATCCGGCAAACTTAAGCGGCGGGCAGAAACAGAGAGTGGCGATCGCAAGAGCGCTGGCCAATGATCCGAAGATTCTGCTTTGTGATGAGGCTACGTCCGCACTGGATCTGGAAAACACAGAAGAGATTGTGGCACTTCTGAAAGAGATCAATGAAAAATACAATATTACCATTGTGTTCATCACACATGAAATGGAAGTTGCCAAAAAGCTGTTTGACAGGATCGCATTTATGGAAAATGGTGAGATCAAAGAGGTTCGTGACATTTATTCAGCATTTGCGGAGCCTAGAGAAGAGATCACCAGGAGTCTTGTGGAGAGGGTACTCAATGTACATGTCCCGGAAGAGGTGAAGCTCTCAGAGGATGAAGAATTGGTGAAGCTCTGCTACACAGGTGAAAAAGCCTATGCATCTGT
Coding sequences within:
- a CDS encoding helix-turn-helix transcriptional regulator, with product MKIDRLIGIITLLLRNDRVTAPELAERFEVSRRTIGRDIDAICQAGIPLITEQGYGGGIRIAEGYKLDSTVLTKDELRAVLDGLQGIDSVSRTSVTLRLMEKLSVHAEDTVLSEGAVLIDLASHYEESLKEKIELIKQAVSRQHTVTFCYYYSKGEEYREIEPYLLLFQWSSWYVYGYCRKRKDFRMFKLNRLWELKETRESYQVREPGETKRDFQEYFRQDAVRLKAVFEQEVKYRLVEEYGVDCFSQDDQGNLVFEWDFVSYDNMKQWVLSFGSRVTVMEPKSLVDDLVADLEKNLNKYKRT
- a CDS encoding VOC family protein, giving the protein MLKMTAAGLFVTDMEKMVSFYRDVMGMDTDWDASPNAELSSGDMRLIMFGRNDFEDMTSRTYSYPAGMNGTVELAFDVPVFEDVDTEFKRVVEAGAKPVLSPVTEPWGQRTSYVADPEGNLIEIGSFGRQGPES
- a CDS encoding MetQ/NlpA family ABC transporter substrate-binding protein — its product is MKKSLKKLTGIVMIGVLALSALTGCGSKNTSAAKDITIGVCAGPYGDMVKKAIAPSLEKKGYHVSVREFSDYVLPDQALANGEIDANLMQHTAYLEKFAADNNLKISKVIAVPTAGAGIFSDSLKSLKELKKGDKVGIPNDPSNLARALGILSQEKVITLKKGIDQTKASEKDIAQNPKNLKFVTLDAAQISRSLDSLAIGVVPGNYAYAADLDFSKALAVEKLAEQYKNVIAVKTEDVKGRLGKDLKEAVESEEFYQAVADQKSSFRSFQKPDWWTEKYGEK
- a CDS encoding methionine ABC transporter ATP-binding protein; the protein is MIELKNIGVTFQQNKQDFQAVKNVNLTIEKGEIFGIVGPSGAGKSTLVRVINLLQPPTSGQVLIEGNEITSLKRKELSKVRLDIGMIFQHFNLISGSTIAENVAFALHANHYPKDKIQARVRELLEMVHLPEKADSYPANLSGGQKQRVAIARALANDPKILLCDEATSALDLENTEEIVALLKEINEKYNITIVFITHEMEVAKKLFDRIAFMENGEIKEVRDIYSAFAEPREEITRSLVERVLNVHVPEEVKLSEDEELVKLCYTGEKAYASVISQVSKQYDVVIDIINGKIDYIHKKPLGVLIVILRGKKDERKKALHYMRENVYRLEEIEGGR